Proteins encoded together in one Chelonoidis abingdonii isolate Lonesome George chromosome 1, CheloAbing_2.0, whole genome shotgun sequence window:
- the LOC116839127 gene encoding uncharacterized protein LOC116839127 isoform X2, giving the protein MDFKSPFTLQCVLVIIIMIDEPTQIPAVHVSGHIERGDLLCERTNRSGLRFHWTLDGHPVNLTETEDDGKRIILAKEMAGKLDCQIHHKNSTNECSIIELECKERDLLQQPLFLYTMAACGGGAIVLAVIASLITCCYLKSKQQFIPVPSEEEKEEGMTMSVISNEGTKSPPNGDHHEAPSAPDDSPPNPESTETCQDREAEPKMEAASEVTPDPKVVVDIKNEEFLCDSFPDPIDP; this is encoded by the exons AGCCAACCCAAATCCCGGCTGTTCATGTCTCCGGCCACATTGAGAGAGGAGATTTACTTTGTGAGAGGACTAACCGTTCTGGTCTCCGCTTTCATTGGACGCTGGATGGACACCCAGTGAACCTGACTGAGACTGAGGATGATGGCAAGAGAATTATTTTGGCGAAAGAGATGGCTGGAAAGCTTGACTGTCAGATTCACCATAAAAACAGCACTAATGAGTGTTCTATCATAGAACTGGAGTGTAAGGAAA GAGACCTGCTGCAGCAACCTTTGTTCCTTTACACCATGGCAGCGTGTGGAGGGGGTGCAATTGTCCTGGCTGTTATAGCGTCACTGATAACATGCTGCTATCTGAAAAGCAAACAGCAGTTCATTCCAGTGCCTTCTG aggaggaaaaggaagagggaaTGACGATGTCAGTCATCTCCAATGAAGGAACAAAGAGCCCTCCAAATGGAGACCACCATGAGGCACCATCTGCCCCAGATGACAGCCCTCCAAACCCTG AAAGCACAGAGACCTGTCAAGACCGTGAGGCAGAGCCCAAGATGGAGGCAGCGTCTGAGGTGACACCCGATCCAAAGGTGGTTGTTGACATCAAAAATGAGGAATTTCTGTGCGACTCTTTCCCTGATCCTATTGATCCCTGA